One window of Nocardioides dongkuii genomic DNA carries:
- a CDS encoding PTS mannitol transporter subunit IICBA, translated as MATTTQKAASGGGMRLHVQRFGTFLSNMVLPNIGAFIAWGLITALFIQTGWITLIGKDLFGYAPGLDAGQYDYGFVSALGGWNGEDAGIVGPMITYLLPLLIGYTGGRMMYDDNIRGGVVGAIATMGAIAGADVPMFLGAMIMGPLAGWSMRKLDGLWSHRIRPGFEMLVNNFSAGIWGGFLAVLGFLVAGPFVQAFSDLASNVIDFLVENNILPLTSVFIEPAKVLFLNNAVNQGILTPLGTSEAAETGKSILFLLEANPGPGLGLLLAFMFFGKGAARASAPGAAVIQFIGGIHEIYFPYVLMKPILILAMIAGGMSGITVNLIFDSGLRSPASPGSIIAVWAAAPPSSLLGVTLSVIVSAAVTFVVAAFLLKIDRSADEGDLGAATADMESRKGKRSSVAGMLTGNDAAAHSGPIRSIVFACDAGMGSSAMGASVLRKKIHGAGFPDVTVVNKAISNLADDYDLVVTHQDLTSRAQQRTGSAVHVSVDNFMASPRYDEIVELVRERNGDGATAEVAPTVTSAGMDAGGLLDPESVVLDAPVEDRDAAITRAGELLVATGAVDASYVEAMHTREASVSTFMGNGLAIPHGTNEAKPSVRRTAISFVRYPEPIEWKGKQVRFVVGIAAVGDDHLKLLGRIAEVFLDKEQVARLEAAGSTAEVMDVLGAVQPA; from the coding sequence ATGGCCACCACGACACAGAAGGCCGCCAGCGGGGGCGGCATGCGGCTCCACGTGCAGCGGTTCGGCACGTTCCTCTCCAACATGGTGCTGCCCAACATCGGCGCGTTCATCGCCTGGGGCCTGATCACCGCGCTGTTCATCCAGACCGGCTGGATCACCCTGATCGGCAAGGACCTCTTCGGCTACGCGCCGGGACTCGACGCCGGTCAGTACGACTACGGCTTCGTCTCCGCTCTCGGCGGCTGGAACGGCGAGGACGCCGGGATCGTCGGCCCGATGATCACCTACCTGCTGCCGCTGCTCATCGGCTACACCGGCGGCCGGATGATGTACGACGACAACATCCGCGGCGGCGTCGTCGGCGCCATCGCCACCATGGGCGCCATCGCCGGCGCCGACGTGCCGATGTTCCTCGGCGCCATGATCATGGGTCCGCTCGCGGGCTGGTCGATGCGGAAGCTCGACGGCCTGTGGTCACACCGGATCCGGCCCGGCTTCGAGATGCTGGTCAACAACTTCTCCGCCGGCATCTGGGGCGGCTTCCTCGCCGTCCTCGGGTTCCTGGTCGCCGGCCCCTTCGTGCAGGCGTTCAGCGACCTGGCCTCCAACGTCATCGACTTCCTGGTCGAGAACAACATCCTCCCGCTCACCTCGGTGTTCATCGAGCCGGCGAAGGTGCTCTTCCTCAACAACGCCGTCAACCAGGGGATCCTCACCCCGCTCGGCACCAGCGAGGCCGCCGAGACCGGCAAGTCGATCCTGTTCCTCCTCGAGGCCAACCCGGGCCCCGGCCTGGGTCTGCTCCTGGCGTTCATGTTCTTCGGCAAGGGCGCGGCCCGTGCCTCCGCCCCGGGCGCCGCGGTCATCCAGTTCATCGGCGGCATCCACGAGATCTACTTCCCGTACGTCCTGATGAAGCCGATCCTGATCCTCGCGATGATCGCCGGCGGCATGTCGGGCATCACGGTGAACCTGATCTTCGACTCCGGCCTCCGCTCGCCGGCCTCCCCGGGCTCGATCATCGCGGTCTGGGCGGCCGCGCCGCCGAGCAGCCTGCTCGGGGTCACCCTCTCCGTGATCGTCAGCGCCGCGGTCACGTTCGTCGTCGCCGCGTTCCTGCTCAAGATCGACCGCTCGGCCGACGAGGGCGACCTCGGCGCCGCCACGGCCGACATGGAGTCCCGCAAGGGCAAGCGCTCCTCGGTCGCGGGGATGCTCACCGGCAACGACGCCGCTGCCCACTCCGGGCCGATCCGCTCGATCGTGTTCGCGTGCGACGCCGGCATGGGGTCCTCGGCGATGGGCGCCTCGGTGCTCCGCAAGAAGATCCACGGTGCGGGCTTCCCGGACGTGACGGTCGTGAACAAGGCGATCTCCAACCTCGCCGACGACTACGACCTGGTGGTGACCCACCAGGACCTGACCAGCCGGGCGCAGCAGCGCACGGGGTCGGCGGTGCACGTCTCGGTCGACAACTTCATGGCCAGCCCCCGCTACGACGAGATCGTGGAGCTGGTGCGCGAGCGCAACGGGGACGGCGCCACTGCTGAGGTGGCTCCGACCGTCACGTCGGCGGGGATGGACGCCGGGGGGCTGCTCGACCCGGAGTCCGTCGTCCTCGACGCCCCGGTCGAGGACCGGGACGCCGCCATCACCCGGGCCGGCGAGCTCCTGGTGGCGACCGGCGCGGTCGACGCGTCGTACGTCGAGGCGATGCACACCCGGGAGGCCTCGGTCTCGACGTTCATGGGCAACGGGCTCGCCATCCCGCACGGCACCAACGAGGCCAAGCCCTCGGTGCGCCGCACGGCGATCTCGTTCGTGCGCTACCCCGAGCCCATCGAGTGGAAGGGCAAGCAGGTGCGGTTCGTCGTCGGCATCGCCGCCGTCGGGGACGACCACCTCAAGCTGCTGGGGCGGATCGCCGAGGTCTTCCTCGACAAGGAGCAGGTCGCCCGCCTCGAGGCGGCGGGATCGACCGCCGAGGTGATGGACGTCCTCGGGGCCGTCCAGCCCGCATGA
- a CDS encoding carboxypeptidase-like regulatory domain-containing protein gives MRHAPRRTTGVGLALALLLSLLTPLLVASPASAAGTGSLTGRVLVQPTGGTATAPPNGVWVQVEYSASSSEHSDTDLDQFQVAADGTFRFTGLDNGWYWLRFGTAGYASEYYDSSNGYHDATPVEVRGGAVALPKNVVLEKSGAVAGQVTDAQGRPVAGASVKVATSSSAAGETVETDANGQYDTAAAGITLTPGTYHAEANRWGDLDDAVYLADSAQITLAAGEVHTHNFKLTERPRVLVTVLGPDGTPLESAPLDIQVKHPDFDNGDWGPIRYGPNETDARGRYRFIDNFDAARFHVGLPAGYDGPAAVGEWWQDAYTAKDARVLTFPRGVEMLREITVRLDVGRLSATKPVVTGKARVGKALSARTPAWGPAPVKLRYTWLRGGKPVKGAISARYKLTRKDVGRRISVRVTGTKPGFATLARASAKTAKVKR, from the coding sequence ATGCGCCACGCTCCCCGCCGCACCACCGGTGTCGGCCTCGCTCTCGCCCTGCTGCTCTCGCTCCTGACGCCGCTGCTGGTCGCGTCCCCGGCCTCCGCCGCCGGCACCGGCTCGCTCACCGGCCGCGTGCTCGTCCAGCCCACCGGAGGCACGGCCACCGCGCCCCCGAACGGCGTCTGGGTCCAGGTCGAGTACAGCGCCTCCTCCTCCGAGCACAGCGACACCGATCTTGACCAGTTCCAGGTCGCAGCAGACGGGACCTTCAGGTTCACCGGCCTCGACAACGGGTGGTACTGGCTGCGCTTCGGCACCGCCGGCTACGCCAGCGAGTACTACGACAGCTCCAACGGCTACCACGACGCGACCCCGGTCGAGGTGCGCGGCGGCGCCGTGGCCCTCCCGAAGAACGTGGTGCTGGAGAAGTCGGGCGCCGTGGCCGGTCAGGTCACCGACGCCCAGGGGCGCCCGGTCGCGGGCGCGTCGGTCAAGGTCGCCACCAGCTCGAGCGCCGCAGGCGAGACCGTGGAGACCGACGCGAACGGCCAGTACGACACCGCCGCCGCCGGGATCACCCTGACGCCCGGCACCTACCACGCCGAGGCGAACCGGTGGGGCGACCTCGACGACGCGGTCTACCTGGCCGATTCCGCCCAGATCACTCTCGCCGCCGGTGAGGTGCACACCCACAACTTCAAGCTGACCGAGCGGCCGCGCGTGCTGGTGACGGTGCTGGGGCCGGACGGCACGCCGCTGGAGTCGGCGCCGCTCGACATCCAGGTCAAGCACCCGGACTTCGACAATGGCGACTGGGGCCCCATCCGGTACGGACCGAACGAGACCGACGCGCGTGGCCGCTACCGGTTCATCGACAACTTCGACGCGGCCAGGTTCCACGTCGGGCTCCCGGCCGGGTACGACGGGCCGGCCGCCGTCGGCGAGTGGTGGCAGGACGCCTACACCGCCAAGGACGCCCGCGTCCTGACCTTCCCCCGGGGCGTCGAGATGCTTCGCGAGATCACCGTCCGCCTCGACGTCGGCCGGCTGAGCGCCACGAAGCCGGTCGTCACCGGCAAGGCGCGCGTCGGGAAGGCCCTCTCCGCCCGCACGCCCGCGTGGGGGCCGGCGCCGGTGAAGCTGCGCTACACCTGGCTGCGGGGCGGCAAGCCGGTCAAGGGCGCGATCTCGGCGCGCTACAAGCTCACCCGCAAGGACGTCGGGCGGCGGATCTCGGTCCGGGTCACCGGCACCAAGCCGGGCTTCGCGACGCTCGCGCGCGCCAGCGCCAAGACCGCGAAGGTCAAGCGCTGA
- a CDS encoding AzlD domain-containing protein yields MTWAAVLVAGIGCYLLKLAGLSVPTAVLERPVVRRVAALIPVALLAALVAVQVVADGQRLVLDARAAGLGAAVVLLLLRAPFLLVVFGAAATAALVRL; encoded by the coding sequence ATGACCTGGGCGGCGGTGCTGGTCGCCGGGATCGGGTGCTACCTGCTCAAGCTCGCCGGCCTGTCGGTGCCGACCGCCGTGCTCGAGCGGCCCGTCGTACGCCGGGTGGCCGCGCTGATCCCCGTCGCCCTGCTCGCCGCGCTGGTCGCCGTCCAGGTCGTCGCGGACGGCCAGCGGCTCGTGCTCGACGCCCGGGCCGCCGGCCTCGGGGCCGCGGTGGTCCTGCTGCTGCTGCGGGCGCCGTTCCTGCTCGTGGTCTTCGGCGCCGCCGCCACCGCGGCCCTGGTCCGGCTCTAG
- a CDS encoding AzlC family ABC transporter permease, translated as MSAVVRQPDPERAGIVRDSLGVGIATGLYGVSFGAVSVASGLSVAQTCVLSLVMFTGASQFALVGVLAGGGSPVSGAATALLLGTRNTLYGLRLAPLLAWTGVRRLGAAHLVIDESTAMSVTRGTTAHARTGFLVTGWSVFLLWNLFTLAGAVGGQALGDPRTYGLDAAVGGAFLALLWPRLGEPRTRLVALLAVAVALGAVPLTPAGVPVLAAGGVALLVGVLSRSER; from the coding sequence GTGTCGGCCGTGGTGCGGCAGCCGGACCCGGAGCGCGCCGGGATCGTCCGCGACAGCCTCGGCGTCGGCATCGCGACCGGCCTGTACGGCGTGTCCTTCGGCGCGGTCTCGGTCGCCTCGGGCCTCAGCGTCGCGCAGACCTGCGTGCTGTCACTGGTGATGTTCACCGGGGCGTCGCAGTTCGCGCTGGTCGGCGTCCTGGCCGGGGGCGGCTCCCCCGTCTCCGGCGCGGCGACGGCACTGCTGCTCGGCACCCGCAACACCCTCTACGGCCTGCGCCTCGCTCCCCTGCTGGCGTGGACCGGCGTCCGCCGGCTCGGGGCCGCCCACCTCGTCATCGACGAGTCCACGGCGATGTCGGTCACGCGCGGGACGACCGCGCACGCCCGCACCGGCTTCCTGGTGACGGGCTGGTCGGTGTTCCTGCTCTGGAACCTGTTCACCCTCGCCGGCGCCGTCGGTGGCCAGGCGCTCGGGGACCCGCGCACCTACGGGCTGGACGCCGCGGTCGGCGGGGCCTTCCTCGCGCTGCTCTGGCCGCGGCTCGGCGAGCCGCGCACCCGCCTGGTGGCGCTGCTCGCCGTCGCGGTCGCCCTCGGCGCGGTGCCGCTGACCCCCGCCGGCGTCCCCGTGCTCGCGGCCGGCGGGGTCGCGTTGCTGGTGGGCGTCCTGTCCCGGAGCGAGCGATGA
- a CDS encoding GNAT family N-acetyltransferase gives MSSPTADVSVRVAWAEDAPAIAALQLRAWPQLYGGLVPAEAFPTGPEAVAAATEAWRAALTKPVDARNRVLVALERNRVCGFAITGPASDPDLDPVADGELAEVTVDAAERGKGHGSRLLQAAADTMVADRFTRAVTWTVASDDALRAFLVAAGWGADGAHRELDLDGEGSTLVKQVRLHTALV, from the coding sequence ATGAGCAGCCCGACCGCCGACGTCTCCGTGCGTGTCGCCTGGGCCGAGGACGCCCCCGCGATCGCCGCGCTCCAGCTGCGCGCCTGGCCGCAACTGTACGGCGGGCTGGTCCCGGCCGAGGCGTTCCCGACCGGGCCGGAGGCCGTGGCCGCCGCGACCGAGGCATGGCGCGCCGCGCTCACGAAGCCCGTGGACGCCCGGAACCGGGTGCTCGTCGCGCTCGAGCGCAACCGGGTGTGCGGGTTCGCGATCACCGGACCGGCCTCGGACCCGGACCTCGACCCGGTCGCCGACGGCGAGCTCGCCGAGGTGACCGTGGACGCCGCCGAGCGCGGCAAGGGGCACGGCTCACGGCTGCTGCAGGCCGCCGCCGACACCATGGTCGCCGACCGGTTCACCCGCGCCGTCACCTGGACCGTCGCCAGCGACGACGCGCTGCGCGCGTTCCTGGTCGCGGCCGGCTGGGGCGCCGACGGGGCGCACCGCGAGCTCGACCTCGACGGCGAGGGCTCCACGCTGGTCAAGCAGGTGCGCCTGCACACCGCCCTGGTCTAG
- a CDS encoding aldo/keto reductase family protein, which translates to MEFRNLGRSGLKVSAISYGNWLTHGSQVEEDAALACVRQALEEGITTFDTADVYANTAAETVLGKALKGERRESLEIFTKVYWPTGPGGPNDQGLSRKHVLEGIDGSLRRLGTDHVDLYQAHRYDHGTPLEETMEAFADVVRAGKALYIGVSEWRAEEIRAAYALARELRVPLVSNQPQYSMLWRVIEAEVVPTSEELGLGQVVWSPIAQGVLTGKYRPGEQPPSGSRATDEKGGADMISRWLRDDVLERVQRLQPIAADAGLSMAQLAVAWVLQNDNVSSAIIGASRPEQVTDNVKAAGVRLDADVLAAIDDAVGPVVERDPAKTQSPPRD; encoded by the coding sequence ATGGAGTTCCGCAATCTCGGCAGGAGTGGCCTGAAGGTCTCGGCCATCTCGTACGGCAACTGGCTCACCCACGGCTCGCAGGTCGAGGAGGACGCCGCACTCGCGTGCGTCCGGCAGGCGCTGGAGGAGGGCATCACCACCTTCGACACCGCCGACGTCTACGCCAACACCGCGGCGGAGACCGTGCTCGGCAAGGCGCTGAAGGGCGAGCGCCGCGAGAGCCTGGAGATCTTCACCAAGGTCTACTGGCCGACCGGGCCGGGCGGACCCAACGACCAGGGCCTGTCGCGCAAGCACGTCCTGGAGGGCATCGACGGGTCCCTGCGTCGCCTCGGCACCGACCACGTCGACCTCTACCAGGCGCACCGCTACGACCACGGCACCCCGCTCGAGGAGACGATGGAGGCCTTCGCCGACGTCGTCCGCGCCGGCAAGGCGCTCTACATCGGCGTCTCGGAGTGGCGCGCCGAGGAGATCCGCGCGGCGTACGCGCTGGCCCGCGAGCTGCGCGTCCCGCTCGTCTCCAACCAGCCGCAGTACAGCATGCTGTGGCGGGTCATCGAGGCCGAGGTGGTCCCCACCTCCGAGGAGCTCGGGCTCGGCCAGGTCGTCTGGTCGCCGATCGCGCAGGGCGTGCTGACCGGCAAGTACCGGCCGGGGGAGCAGCCGCCGAGCGGCTCGCGGGCGACCGACGAGAAGGGCGGCGCCGACATGATCAGCCGGTGGCTGCGCGACGACGTCCTCGAGCGGGTGCAGCGGCTCCAGCCGATCGCCGCCGACGCCGGGCTGAGCATGGCCCAGCTCGCCGTCGCGTGGGTGCTGCAGAACGACAACGTCTCCAGCGCGATCATCGGCGCCAGCCGTCCCGAGCAGGTCACCGACAACGTCAAGGCCGCCGGGGTGCGCCTGGACGCCGACGTCCTCGCGGCGATCGACGACGCCGTCGGCCCGGTGGTCGAGCGTGACCCGGCGAAGACCCAGTCGCCGCCCCGCGACTGA
- a CDS encoding DUF3043 domain-containing protein, with protein MLRRSKTETPSPEAVTTKPGGKGRPTPSRKEAEAAARARAKTPRNRKELAKAQRQARAESSQKVRAAMKSGDERYYLPRDKGPVRRFVRDFVDSRFSFIELMIPLLIFSMVLGYSGNEQLMSLGSVMLLATFVLIVLDMVFLRIRLRRELGRRFPDESHKGTTYYAITRALQMKFMRMPKSQVKIGQRLPDTYR; from the coding sequence TTGTTACGTCGCAGCAAGACCGAGACCCCCTCGCCCGAGGCCGTCACCACGAAGCCGGGCGGCAAGGGCCGCCCCACGCCGAGCCGCAAGGAGGCCGAGGCGGCCGCCCGGGCGCGCGCCAAGACCCCGCGCAACCGCAAGGAGCTGGCCAAGGCCCAGCGGCAGGCGCGGGCGGAGTCGAGCCAGAAGGTCCGCGCGGCGATGAAGTCCGGCGACGAGCGCTACTACCTGCCGCGCGACAAGGGCCCGGTGCGCCGCTTCGTGCGCGACTTCGTGGACTCGCGCTTCTCCTTCATCGAGCTGATGATCCCGCTGCTGATCTTCTCGATGGTCCTCGGCTACTCCGGCAACGAGCAGCTGATGAGCCTCGGCAGCGTGATGCTGCTGGCGACCTTCGTGCTCATCGTGCTCGACATGGTCTTCCTGCGGATCCGGCTGCGCCGCGAGCTCGGCCGGCGGTTCCCCGACGAGAGCCACAAGGGGACGACCTACTACGCGATCACCCGCGCCCTGCAGATGAAGTTCATGCGGATGCCCAAGTCCCAGGTCAAGATCGGGCAGCGCCTCCCCGACACCTACCGCTGA
- a CDS encoding PspA/IM30 family protein: MSLMKRISLIFKSKASKALDRAEDPRETLDYSYQRQIELLSKVRRGVADVATSRKRVELQVTQLEQQAAKLQGQAQKAIDMEREDLAREALTRKSALTTQINDLRAQHAQLQGEEEKLTLAQQRLQAKVEAFRTRKETIKATYTAAEAQTRINEAMSGIGDEMGDVGQAVERAEDKTAQMQARAGAIDELIASGALDDVSAVGRGDDIARELESMSSQSEVEDELRRLKGGSAQPAAIEPGAGENGVRYEQPATERPTEEPR; this comes from the coding sequence ATGAGCCTGATGAAGCGCATCAGCCTGATCTTCAAGTCGAAGGCCAGCAAGGCCCTCGACCGCGCCGAGGACCCGCGCGAGACGCTCGACTACAGCTACCAGCGGCAGATCGAGCTGCTGTCGAAGGTACGCCGCGGGGTGGCCGACGTGGCGACCAGCCGCAAGCGCGTGGAGCTCCAGGTCACCCAGCTCGAGCAGCAGGCGGCCAAGCTCCAGGGCCAGGCGCAGAAGGCCATCGACATGGAGCGCGAGGACCTCGCTCGCGAGGCGCTCACCCGCAAGTCGGCGCTGACCACCCAGATCAACGACCTGCGTGCCCAGCACGCCCAGCTCCAGGGCGAGGAGGAGAAGCTCACCTTGGCCCAGCAGCGGCTGCAGGCGAAGGTCGAGGCCTTCCGCACCCGCAAGGAGACGATCAAGGCGACGTACACCGCCGCCGAGGCCCAGACCCGGATCAACGAGGCGATGTCGGGCATCGGCGACGAGATGGGCGACGTCGGGCAGGCCGTGGAGCGGGCCGAGGACAAGACCGCGCAGATGCAGGCGCGGGCCGGCGCCATCGACGAGCTGATCGCCTCGGGCGCGCTCGACGACGTCAGCGCGGTCGGCCGCGGCGACGACATCGCCCGCGAGCTGGAGTCGATGAGCTCCCAGTCCGAGGTCGAGGACGAGCTGCGCCGGCTCAAGGGCGGGTCCGCCCAGCCCGCGGCGATCGAGCCCGGTGCCGGCGAGAACGGCGTGCGCTACGAGCAGCCGGCCACGGAACGACCGACCGAGGAGCCCCGCTGA
- the htpX gene encoding zinc metalloprotease HtpX, producing MAHSRFAPDRGLTARMTLVMFLLGALFVALIVGLMYAFSGSPLALLIGVAGLGIAWYQWYSSDTVAMRAMRAREVTPQQAPELHGMIDRLCAMADMPKPRVGIADMAIPNAFATGRSPSRSVVCVTTGILGTLTAEELEGVLAHELSHVAHRDVLVMTVASSAGIVAGMLTQGAQYGAFLGGGRRDNNSALPVWLVVLLISMVTYAVSFVLLKVLSRYRELAADRAGAYLTMKPQALASALQKITGEMNTIPQRDLRASQSMNAFFIAPAIRGVSLRTLTSTHPSLEQRLEQLAQIQADLGRRAP from the coding sequence ATGGCCCACAGCCGCTTCGCCCCTGACCGGGGTCTCACCGCCCGGATGACGCTGGTGATGTTCCTGCTGGGCGCGCTGTTCGTCGCGCTCATCGTGGGCCTGATGTACGCGTTCAGCGGCTCGCCGCTCGCGCTGCTCATCGGGGTCGCCGGCCTCGGCATCGCGTGGTACCAGTGGTACTCCTCCGACACGGTGGCGATGCGCGCGATGCGGGCCCGGGAGGTCACCCCCCAGCAGGCCCCCGAGCTGCACGGCATGATCGACCGGCTCTGCGCGATGGCCGACATGCCCAAGCCGCGGGTCGGCATCGCGGACATGGCGATCCCCAACGCGTTCGCCACCGGTCGCTCCCCGAGCAGGTCCGTGGTCTGCGTGACGACCGGCATCCTCGGCACGCTGACCGCCGAGGAGCTCGAGGGCGTGCTCGCCCACGAGCTCTCCCACGTCGCCCACCGCGACGTGCTGGTGATGACCGTGGCGTCCTCGGCCGGCATCGTCGCCGGGATGCTCACCCAGGGAGCGCAGTACGGCGCGTTCCTCGGCGGCGGCCGGCGCGACAACAACAGCGCGCTGCCGGTGTGGCTGGTCGTGCTGCTGATCAGCATGGTGACCTACGCGGTCAGCTTCGTGCTGCTCAAGGTGCTCTCGCGCTACCGCGAGCTGGCCGCCGACCGCGCCGGCGCGTACCTCACCATGAAGCCGCAGGCCCTGGCCTCCGCGCTGCAGAAGATCACCGGCGAGATGAACACCATCCCGCAGCGCGACCTGCGCGCCTCGCAGTCGATGAACGCGTTCTTCATCGCCCCCGCGATCCGCGGCGTCTCGCTGCGCACGCTGACCTCGACGCACCCGAGCCTCGAGCAGCGGCTCGAGCAGCTCGCGCAGATCCAGGCCGACCTCGGACGCCGCGCCCCCTGA
- the pspAB gene encoding PspA-associated protein PspAB, whose product MGLWDSLMGRSRPRQANLDSLFLVPSAAITLQTTLGLVPTGDGSVCYRGAAGVAFAETEDEVVELLRSTGDAPDVRVTRDEFGYTWVEVDREPGSGVEGLCTALHAVNTALEAQGFGPGLLCTVVTFEDPTGRTLGLVYLYKQGTFYPFVPTGPQQRDNLMEIQVRNELAEELPVEQDLSRWLAIWGAPGLRPGGAR is encoded by the coding sequence ATGGGTCTCTGGGACTCGCTGATGGGGCGCTCGCGGCCGCGCCAGGCCAACCTGGACTCGCTGTTCCTGGTGCCGAGCGCGGCGATCACGCTGCAGACGACCCTGGGCCTGGTGCCCACCGGGGACGGCTCGGTCTGCTACCGCGGCGCCGCCGGGGTCGCGTTCGCGGAGACCGAGGACGAGGTCGTCGAGCTGCTGCGCAGCACCGGGGACGCGCCGGACGTGCGGGTGACCCGCGACGAGTTCGGCTACACCTGGGTCGAGGTCGACCGGGAGCCGGGCTCCGGCGTCGAGGGGCTGTGCACCGCGCTGCACGCCGTGAACACGGCGCTGGAGGCGCAGGGGTTCGGGCCCGGGCTGCTCTGCACGGTGGTGACGTTCGAGGACCCCACGGGGCGCACCCTGGGACTGGTCTACCTCTACAAGCAGGGCACGTTCTACCCGTTCGTGCCGACCGGCCCCCAGCAGCGCGACAACCTGATGGAGATCCAGGTGCGCAACGAGCTGGCCGAGGAGCTGCCCGTCGAGCAGGACCTCTCCCGCTGGCTGGCGATCTGGGGTGCGCCCGGGCTCCGGCCCGGGGGCGCCCGGTGA
- a CDS encoding histidine kinase dimerization/phospho-acceptor domain-containing protein — MSLLADSDGDRIARIGRYQVLDRPPRADLVALVEIAALAADVPMAAITLVTDTEQHQVAAVGFDGSVCARAGSMCDVVLAGGEPVVVADAVADPRFRDDPSVAGALGAVRSYAGHPLVTPDGTAIGALCVFDTRARELTSGQARALAGLADRVVDLLELELRTRELTATVEDLRRAQAELERSNAALAAFAGQVSHDLRNPLTALTMALSMLDEEGADEDAGRRFLLDRARNGTRRMQLLIDDLLTVARVGD; from the coding sequence GTGAGCCTGCTCGCAGACAGCGACGGGGATCGGATCGCCCGGATCGGCCGGTACCAGGTCCTCGACCGGCCGCCGCGCGCCGACCTGGTCGCCCTCGTCGAGATCGCCGCCCTGGCCGCCGACGTCCCGATGGCCGCCATCACCCTGGTCACCGACACCGAGCAGCACCAGGTCGCGGCGGTCGGGTTCGACGGGTCGGTCTGCGCCCGCGCGGGCTCGATGTGCGACGTCGTCCTCGCCGGTGGCGAGCCGGTCGTGGTGGCCGACGCCGTCGCCGACCCGCGGTTCCGCGACGACCCGTCCGTCGCCGGCGCGCTCGGCGCGGTCCGCAGCTACGCCGGCCACCCGCTGGTCACGCCGGACGGCACGGCGATCGGCGCGCTCTGCGTCTTCGACACCCGCGCCCGCGAGCTGACCTCGGGACAGGCCCGCGCCCTGGCCGGGCTGGCCGACCGGGTCGTCGACCTGCTCGAGCTCGAGCTGCGCACCCGCGAGCTGACCGCCACGGTCGAGGACCTCCGGCGTGCCCAGGCTGAGCTGGAGCGCTCGAACGCAGCGCTCGCGGCCTTCGCCGGGCAGGTCAGCCACGACCTGCGCAACCCGCTCACCGCGCTGACCATGGCGCTGTCGATGCTCGACGAGGAGGGCGCGGACGAGGACGCCGGGCGGCGCTTCCTCCTCGACCGAGCCCGCAACGGCACCCGCCGGATGCAGCTGCTCATCGACGACCTGCTGACCGTCGCCCGGGTCGGCGACTAG